A region of Allocoleopsis franciscana PCC 7113 DNA encodes the following proteins:
- a CDS encoding MAPEG family protein — MPSIDMTLPLWGLVIFILWTITVVIFLLTVRIRHLSTGGSPKDFGTPNEESLLWRLFRTQSNLVENLPLYIGVVFLLTVRGVSGTAIDGLVIVYIVFRLVHSVIHIAGINPLFRLSSLVIQLACLVALTALAIF; from the coding sequence ATGCCTAGTATCGATATGACTCTCCCGCTTTGGGGGCTAGTAATTTTCATCCTGTGGACAATTACCGTTGTTATTTTTCTGCTCACGGTCAGAATTCGGCATTTATCCACGGGTGGCTCTCCCAAAGATTTTGGCACCCCCAATGAAGAAAGCCTGCTTTGGCGACTCTTTCGGACGCAGTCCAACTTAGTAGAAAACCTGCCTTTATATATAGGAGTTGTGTTTCTCCTCACAGTTCGGGGCGTATCTGGAACAGCCATAGATGGGCTGGTTATTGTATACATCGTATTTCGGCTTGTCCATTCAGTGATTCACATCGCTGGCATCAATCCGCTGTTTCGACTCTCAAGCTTGGTAATTCAGCTAGCCTGCTTAGTTGCTTTGACTGCCCTGGCAATCTTCTAG
- a CDS encoding anthrone oxygenase family protein produces MQPSTVDFLGMTNHLPFALKLLAVLGCGLIAGVFFAFSTFVMSALARLQPAQGIAAMQLINITVINPLFMTAFLGTAAACMYLTVSSLLKWHQPGAPYLLIGSLLYLIGTLGVTIVFNVPLNDALALVKPDSTEGASLWANYLTNWTIWNHIRTTAALAAAASFTIALCY; encoded by the coding sequence ATGCAGCCGTCTACAGTAGATTTTTTGGGAATGACTAACCACTTGCCTTTTGCATTAAAGCTGTTGGCGGTATTGGGCTGTGGACTGATAGCCGGAGTTTTCTTCGCCTTCTCCACCTTCGTGATGAGCGCCCTGGCTCGGCTTCAGCCAGCGCAAGGTATTGCCGCCATGCAATTAATTAATATTACAGTGATCAATCCGTTGTTCATGACCGCATTCTTGGGAACGGCTGCGGCTTGTATGTATCTGACTGTCTCCTCATTGTTAAAGTGGCATCAACCCGGTGCCCCCTACTTGCTGATCGGCAGCCTACTCTATCTCATCGGTACATTAGGCGTGACAATCGTGTTCAATGTACCACTGAACGATGCGCTGGCGCTCGTCAAGCCAGACAGCACGGAGGGCGCAAGCCTATGGGCTAACTACCTCACCAACTGGACGATATGGAACCACATTCGGACAACAGCAGCACTAGCGGCAGCGGCATCGTTCACCATCGCGCTCTGTTATTGA